GGATGCTGATATCGGAAGACCGATCAGCCACATTTCCACTAATATCAGAATGAGTTCTATTGTAGATGATGTCAAGCACGTACTTGCTGATGGCGCGGATATTATCAAAGAAATCGAAACCAATGATGGGCATTGGTTCCAAATGATGATTATGCCTTACATAAAACAGGAAGAAAATACACGTAAAGGAGCGGTTATTTCCTTTAATGATATTACTGCATTGAAAAAGGCAAAGATAGAATTGGATAAAAAAAATGAAAGTCTCCTGCGTATTAATGCAGATCTTGACCATTTTATTCATATGGCTTCACATGATTTACTCGATCCATTGAGTAGTATAGAGTCAAGTATTGCATTGATGAACCTGTTGGAGAATAACAATTCGGAATTGATGGAGTTTACCAAAATTATCAATTCTTCCGTTAAGAAATTCAGTTTACTTGTCAGGAGTATTGGCACAGTTGCCAGACTGGAAAACAACATGAATGACATTGAGCAGGTAAATATCAAAGAGGTGATCAGTAATATTGAGTGGAGCCTTGAAAAAAAAATCAAAAATACACACGCTGTAATCACTACAGAACTTGAAGTAAAAGAAATATCATTTTCCCAAAAAAATCTGAGAAGTATATTGTATAACCTGATTTCCAATGCAATGAAATTTTCCGGTCCGGAGAAACCGAAGATCCACATTCAAAGCAGGAAAGAGGGCAAATATGTTATGCTGAGTGTAGAGGATAATGGAATAGGTATGACCCAGGAAGGAATTAAAAAGATATTTACCATTTATGGCAGGTTAAACCTTCATGTAGAAGGACATGGTATAGGGTTGTACCTTGCCAGAAAGATTATACATGCTGCACAGGGAGATCTGAAAGTTGAAAGTGCACCTGGTAAGGGAAGTAAATTCATCATTTATCTCAGACCTTCTTAGCATTGAACTAAATGTTGAATGTTGTATGCCAGTGAAATATATTATCTTCCATTAAGATGCAACAATTTGATGCGGTAGTTCTTATATTAACTGTTCTCGTTGCTTTATCAGCTTTTGCTGAGAAAGTAAAATTTCCATTTCCAATACTTTTAGTAATTACAGGTGTAATTTTAGGCATAGTTCCACATTTTCCTATGATCATTTTAGATCCGGAAGTGGTTTTTGTACTATTTTTACCACCTTTGCTTTATGATGCAGCTTCCCATACCTCCTGGCATGATTTCAGGGAAGAAATACTCTCTATCTCAACTTTAGCAATAGCGTTAGTTTTTTTTACAACTACTACCGTAGCGCTTGCAGCGCATTATTGTATACCAGGATTTAGCTGGCCACTTGCCTTTGCACTCGGGGCCATTGTATCTCCTCCTGATGCTGTAGCCGCAACTGGCATTACTAAAGGGTTAAGTATTAACAAACGGGTAATGACCATCATTGAAGGCGAAAGCCTGGTCAACGATGCCAGTGCACTCATCGCTTACCGGTTCTCAATGATAGCCATTAACACCGGCGCTTTTGTATTCTGGCAAGCCGGATTACAATTTACCTTATTGGTTTGTGGTGGTATAATATGTGGGTTTATAACCGGATATATTTTTGTATGGTTGCACAAAATGATCACCCACAATTCCATTGCCAGTACAAGTCTGACGCTATTAAGCCCTTTCATTTCCTATATTCTGGCAGAACAACTACATTTATCTGGCGTACTTGCAGTGGTAAGTACCAGTCTATTTATTTCCTGGCGTTCGCCAGAGATATTTTCCTATCAGACAAGAATGCGGTCAAAATCAGTATGGGACACATTGGTATATATCCTAAACGGGTTTATTTTTTTACTGATCGGGCAACAATTGCCGAATGCTTTAAAAGAGCTGGAAAAGTATTCATTACCCATATTAATTGCTTATGGGTTTTTAATTAGTATTGTTGTTATCGTAGTGCGGGTCATGTGGGTCTTTGCTACAGCCTATTCACATAATTTACTCTCTAATAAAATTAAAGCGACCGCATCAAAGGATAACCAGGATGAAAAAATAAATACCTGGAAAAATGTATTGATTGTTGCCTGGACGGGTACCAGAGGTATTGTATCAATGGCAACTGCCCTGGCATTGCCCATAACGCTGATAGGCGGAGCACCATTTCCGCAACGTTCATTGATCCTGTTCCTGACCTTTGTGGTTATTTTTGTTACATTGGTCATTCAAGGTTTATCACTTCCACTATTGGTAAAGATCCTTGGCGTAAAGCCAACTTTACTGGCTCATAAAGAGGAACAGGAACTAAAATTATTTATTGTTCAAAATATTCTTCACTTTATTGAGCATGAATTTCCTATACACCTGGATGACAAAGTAAAACGACAGGTAAAAGCAGAATATGAAGCAACGCTTTTACAGCTGCAAAATAAAATTGAGAACGATAGTCGCCGGCAACACAGAAATATTGCTAAGCAGTCGTGGCTGTCAATTCCTATGGCCCCAATATTGACAGCGCAAATAGAAATTAGCAGGTTTCGTCGTGAATTGTTGATCAGGCTTTATAAAGAAGGTAGCTATAGTAATCTATCTATCCGGAAGCTGGAGCAGGAACTGGATCGGGATGATCTCAGTCTGAACGAGGTGCTAATGAGAGGAGAAGAATAACACCTGGTTAATTAGGGCCTGTTTTGATAGGCACCCCTGCATCTGACATTGTTACCAGAGCTTCAATTGTTGCCATAATCGCTTCGTATGGACGATATCCAGTTACGATTACAGATTGCTTTTTACCTTCTACCCGAATCAGCAGCGAAGGAAAACGGGATATACCGTGTAGTCGAACCAGTTCCAAATCACTTTTGAATTGATTTATAATATCTGCTGATGTTAACTGCTTCAAAAAAAGGTCGTAGTTAAAGGAACTTTTGAGTTCCCTCTGTACTTCGCAGGCAATTTCCAATAAGACTTCTTTTCTGGCGATGTTCTTACTATTCACCAGTGCAGCTTCTCTTAATTTATACAGGTACAGTTCCCCTGCAGCGGCCGACTGCATACCAGCACTTTTAACCGCCACACAGGCAGGATATGACGACGCTGGAGGATCAGTGAACCAAAGGCGATCGTTTATGTAAGTGCCGGATATATATTTTGCATGCAACCAGACTGGCCCCATTTGTATAGGACGAGTGACCGCGTTTACTGTATCATTATATTCATTCCAGGAAGATAACATTCCTCCCATACAATATTGATAAGTAAGTACCGGGGCCAGGGTATCACGTAATTGTTGCCAAACAGGCTCGAAAACCCAACTCCAGCAACAAAGGGGATCAGTAAAATAAATAATATTTAACCGATCACCATTCCCAATTATACTTTTCAGCATGACAACTATTGCTTTTGCTTCTTTGTAGACTTTTTAGAACTATTTAGTCCATTTTCTTTGGCTGATTCACTCCATACCTGTTGCCCGATAGGAACTGCCATATTAATTTCTTCGCTCCTCTCCGCGCTTAATGCAATGTCCAATTCACTTACGCCGTCAATTGTTCTTGCTGTACCTGTGGGCTCTACACCGGTAAGTCCATTGGTTTGTAATATGTGCTGGATAGGATCATCAATATACTGCCAGGTTTCGCCAAATTGGCTACTTTCTCCTTCGTTCCAGGGGCCTCTGACAGATGCACCATTTGACATATTAAAGTACAAATTGCTGTAACGTGGATCTGTCTGTAACACACCTGGTGGGAAATTTGGTTGTATTGAATCTAACGCCGCTTCGAATTGTTGGAAGTGAGCAACCTCCCTTGTCATCAGGAAATTCAGCGTCTCTTTTACATATGGATCGGTAGTAAATTGTAACAGGTATTCATAAGTGATCTTTGCACGTGATTCTGCACCAATATTAGAACGTAGGTCAACTGTCAAATCTCCATTACAATCACCGTTAATATATGCAGCAGACCACGGTACCCCCTGGCTATTCGTATATGCAGGTCCTCCGCCACTCGAAACCAAAAATTGCGGTGCTATGTAAGCCTGGTGTATATATGCTTCCTTAGCTTCTTTTCCGTTCAGCATAGTCATGATCTCGGATTCATCAGCTGCTTTTTTCAGGTCGCCATTCACACCCTGTAATAGCATTTGTATAGTTGCCCCCACGATTTCAAGGTGACTAAACTCTTCTGTGGCAATGTCCATCAGCAGATCATATTTATCGGGGAAAGGGTTTCGGGCGCCAAAGGCCTGTCCAAAATATCGTAATGCTGCGGCAAGTTCACCGTTGGCACCACCAAATTGTTCAAGGAGTAAGGTTGCAAATGCAGGATCTGGTCGAGACACTCTTGCATTAAACTGAAGGTCTTTTACATGGTAAAACATAAATAATAGTTAAGTTGGTATTAATGGCACAAATACCTTTCCCGGATTTAAAGTAGAGTTTGTTTGTGGTAACAGAGATGGGCTGTAGGAAACGAATTGATAATATCAGACGATAAAAAAATGCCGGATTTGTTATCAAATCACCAAGCCGTTTTTATAATCAATATGAGTACAATTAACCCCGAAATTCTATTTAAGAACACAGGTCGGTACGACAGAGGAATTATCTAAAATTGAGGGCATGGCTCCCTGGGCAGATTGTACTGCTATACAACCGGGTATAAAAATCAGCAATTTCGCAGCGGGGTATGGGTTCGGGCAGCCTTTTCTTAATTACAATTGAATTATTTTTAAAATAACTTTATTTATATCTTTGTTATCGTTTTTTATAGAAATATGCCGCAACTAATTACCATTAATTTGATTTACAAAGAATTATACAGTTAATTCATTTTTAGTATATGCTGCTTTGATAAGAAAGATATGTTCCTGAATATGGAAATATGAAATTGTTCTAAACAAAAAATGCCTAATCCCCGCCTAATGAATAGATTTTTAAGACTTCTTATTTTATCCCTGACGTTTGTCATTGACGCTTACGCTCAAACGCCGGATGCCAACGGTATTGTATACATTAAAACTGGTGGCACCGGTACTGGTACCAGTTGGGCCAATGCTTCAGGAGATCTCTCTGACGCATTAAAAGCCGCTACGACCAACACGGCCATCAAGCAAATATGGGTATCTGGTGGGACCTGGTTACCTAATTACCCCGCCGATTTTTCCAGTACTAACAACCGGGATAAAACTTTTTTGGTAGTAAAAGACGTCAAATTATATGGCGGATTTGCCGGCACAGAAACGACATTGGCCGAACGCAATTTATCTCTCACTGCAAATAAGACCATTCTAAGTGGCGACTTAGGCACAGTTGATGATCTGACTGATAATGCTTATCATGTAATGATTGCTTCAGGTGATGTAGGCACCGCTGAAATTAATGGCATTACCATCATGAAAGGTACAACAACCACCGGTAGCGAAACAAATACATTAACCGTAAACGGCAATGGCATAATGCGAATAGCAGGTGGCGGCATCATACTATACGGAGCATCGCCAGCTATTAATAATGTTATAATTTGCGGGAATCAGGCGATAGCCGGTGCCGGGATTTACATTGGATATAACTCTTCTCCTAAATTCACCAATTGTATCATAAGTGGTAATAACGCGAATATTAGTGGTACTGGTAATGGCGGAGGAATATTTTCATATCTGTCCACCCCCCTATTCACTAACGTTGTAATCGCCGGGAATAATGCCGCAGGTTGGGGAGGTGTCCTGGCCAACTCATCCAGTACCGTTACATTCAATAATAGTATTATTTATGGCAACGGTACATCTAATCCAATTTATATTATCAGCGGGTCATATACAGCACAATACACGATGGTGCAGAATTTAGCTGCCAATGCGACTAACCATAACCCTGCCAGTACTGATCCTTATTTTGTAAATGCACCTTCCAGTGCTACGGCCCCATTTACCGGGGGAGATTATTCTTTGACTTCATCCAGTCCATTAATAGATGTG
This Chitinophaga sancti DNA region includes the following protein-coding sequences:
- a CDS encoding Na+/H+ antiporter, with the protein product MQQFDAVVLILTVLVALSAFAEKVKFPFPILLVITGVILGIVPHFPMIILDPEVVFVLFLPPLLYDAASHTSWHDFREEILSISTLAIALVFFTTTTVALAAHYCIPGFSWPLAFALGAIVSPPDAVAATGITKGLSINKRVMTIIEGESLVNDASALIAYRFSMIAINTGAFVFWQAGLQFTLLVCGGIICGFITGYIFVWLHKMITHNSIASTSLTLLSPFISYILAEQLHLSGVLAVVSTSLFISWRSPEIFSYQTRMRSKSVWDTLVYILNGFIFLLIGQQLPNALKELEKYSLPILIAYGFLISIVVIVVRVMWVFATAYSHNLLSNKIKATASKDNQDEKINTWKNVLIVAWTGTRGIVSMATALALPITLIGGAPFPQRSLILFLTFVVIFVTLVIQGLSLPLLVKILGVKPTLLAHKEEQELKLFIVQNILHFIEHEFPIHLDDKVKRQVKAEYEATLLQLQNKIENDSRRQHRNIAKQSWLSIPMAPILTAQIEISRFRRELLIRLYKEGSYSNLSIRKLEQELDRDDLSLNEVLMRGEE
- a CDS encoding manganese catalase family protein, which encodes MFYHVKDLQFNARVSRPDPAFATLLLEQFGGANGELAAALRYFGQAFGARNPFPDKYDLLMDIATEEFSHLEIVGATIQMLLQGVNGDLKKAADESEIMTMLNGKEAKEAYIHQAYIAPQFLVSSGGGPAYTNSQGVPWSAAYINGDCNGDLTVDLRSNIGAESRAKITYEYLLQFTTDPYVKETLNFLMTREVAHFQQFEAALDSIQPNFPPGVLQTDPRYSNLYFNMSNGASVRGPWNEGESSQFGETWQYIDDPIQHILQTNGLTGVEPTGTARTIDGVSELDIALSAERSEEINMAVPIGQQVWSESAKENGLNSSKKSTKKQKQ
- a CDS encoding DsbA family protein, which gives rise to MLKSIIGNGDRLNIIYFTDPLCCWSWVFEPVWQQLRDTLAPVLTYQYCMGGMLSSWNEYNDTVNAVTRPIQMGPVWLHAKYISGTYINDRLWFTDPPASSYPACVAVKSAGMQSAAAGELYLYKLREAALVNSKNIARKEVLLEIACEVQRELKSSFNYDLFLKQLTSADIINQFKSDLELVRLHGISRFPSLLIRVEGKKQSVIVTGYRPYEAIMATIEALVTMSDAGVPIKTGPN